The Pyrus communis chromosome 5, drPyrComm1.1, whole genome shotgun sequence region AGTAATTGTCTTTGTGCAAGTCCACTCTTTTGTGAAGGGCAATGACACtattcacaaatatattttgtatgcCTTGTAAGTTTGTTCTATGAAAATAAAACGGCTTTCtaatttcaataatttatttcaaataCAAGACAAAGTTATAGTATTACAACCCACCAAAGatgttaaaataatattattctcAGTAGCTTGGACTTTGGAGTATGCTTCACAACATATGGCAATAGTTTTGTATTTCAGAGTATGTTTCACAACGTTTCGACATTCTTGCTTTATGAATGATCTTTTGTTGTTATCAAGATTGAACTATATTTATGCTTGTAGTTGTTGAAAAAAGAATTgtgaaacaaaataataaattacataatacatttgaaatattttaataataaaatgttaTCACCCTATTTGATAGATTATTGCCACTTCGATAAATGGCTTCCGATCTTATGAGGGCCTACATAATAGAAATTGCTCGATCCGAGATGTGCCCTTAATTTGCTTGAcaaattgtgcatgaatcttcgTCCATATTTGTTGCAccatcatctcattttcatgaCGGGATCATGAGTAACACGCATTCAACACTTAAGCAAAGCAACATCTTCCTTGATCAACTAATTGACCTcttacccctttttttttttttttttttttttggtggtaaCAAAAGGATTTGGgaagtagaaaaaaaatataggagattgtagtaaaaaaaaaaatattgagttATGCTGTGGGGAATGAAGAAGAttgttaggtatttatagaaaaaaaaatttgggtattttttggtcttttggtttttattttattttttatttgtattttttaccATTAAATTTATCCTGGTTGATTTTTAAACCATTGGATGCCCCAGATTGCGCCACATGGTAGCTGCAAATTCTTTTGCAAAATTTGTCTACCTTTGAAAATCCAGTGGTCTAAATCAAGGGCCCATTGGAATTCAGCGGCTGAAGTGCACGGATAAAAGAGTCGTTTGGCTCTGTGGCTTACAAGTGGGGGGCCTTTCGTCTGTTGTTGACATTGGCCATTGCCCACGAGCTCAAGTccaggagaaatttttagttatgacgAGAATTcggatggtacatcacgtgtttttatgcaagtggtggaaaattttaatgtttaagttattaaccttttaacacacataacccaccatttatataaggacacgtggtgtaccacctcaTATAACggttacactgaaaaatctctccaagtCCAGGCGAGAATTGGCACGGCAGCCCAACAGGCTCTTGCCATTCCTCCAATTACCTCCTCTTTAGAGCACTTCCAGTGTAGGAAGGTCCCCCAGGGCAATTGGCAATTGAATCCCCTCCACTAAATAGTAAttgattttaatgaacagtaattgcctttTGTATCTTCACTTCTAAACTGAATAGCCATGACAATAGACAattaaatattagtattttttattttataaaataataaaaataattttatttgtaatttcggataggatttttaaccggTCTCgttacgccacgtgtcattattcgaaagtacaatttttggtgatagatttcgataagatttttatccaattcCATCACACCACGTGTTGTTACCTTTTTAGAATCGTCAAAgatagatttccgataagatttttaaccaatcacgtcgtgCCACATGTCACAATCTGTTTAGAATGTTTGAATATAGATTTTGATAAGATATTtataaggtatttatagaaaaataaaatcttaaattttttttttcggatttttttattaattttttaacattttttattaacttaattaatttctgcTGTTGgattaaagaaaatttgaaatctaaccctccagattgtgccacgtgacATAACAGTAACATAtcagatttttttctttttaaaaaaaatttaaatttgaaaaacgtgGATAGTTGATCTGGAATCGAACGATTGAGATTGTGCCATGTCATCTAGCCATTGAGGgaggtttgaatttttttttgaacgttggaaatccaacggtttAGAAAAAATAGCCGTTGAAATCCAACCGCCTTGAGGGTGCCATGTGGCGCCCAGTAATGTTAACATATAAGAATTCCAACCGTGGGCCCCACTGCTTGAAATCTTGTTTGTGACGCGCCCCTACGCATGCGTGTTATACACGCGCTTGATGCAAATTTTTTGTATAACGTGGCTGACGTTAGCCCTTAAGCACTCGGGCCTTAGACTGCTGCCTGCCCTTTCCCACGAGCTCCCCCTTGGCCCAATTGCTCGAATGGGCTAGAGTAAGAAAGGGAGATGATTGGGTTGCAAATGGGGATAGTCCATCGGGCTCAACCCAACGGTGGAAGTGCTCTGAGTGGACGGTAGGCGGGCCCTTTCGGAGGCCAAGGGCAATTTAACCCAATTGCCTTGTTAATTGGGCTACAGGTGGACTTACTCTAATAATCAACACTAACAACACTACCAAGTCCCGTTTATTATTTGAGCATTATATTCTACAAAAATCaccaaattcaaaatcatttgaCTGTTGGATTAATTGGAAGTTGTAATAGTGTTTCTTTGAAAAACCGTATTCGTCTATTTTCTTCCATATAATTGAATGTCTGAATAGTTTTGGagtcatcaatatttttacaagATAATTTAAGAATGATGTACTAAATTATAGACGGTTTGGATTGTTAAAAAACAGTTACAGAATGAGCAACACAAGATGTCCCTTAACAAAATTATTTGAAGTATAACTAAATTATTTGAAGTATCCCTCAACGGATTCATGACAACTTTGGCGTACATATGTGGAATCCTTGATGCCGTAGAAGGTACGTACGTACGCAGTTGTCCGTCCATACAGTGTAATATATTCACAAAAGCACGCAATGGAGCTGGTTTTGAGCTCTAACGTTTATGTTGACATGCCTTCTTAACAGGAGataaattgcagaaaaacattCACAAACCCAAAGGAAACAATATTATACAAACAAGAGTCTTAATTTGATATCCAAAGTCATTTTGTAGGCGTGGAATTGGGTGGATCCTTCCCAAACCCCATCATAACATGAGTTGCCAGCATTGAACCCCTACGAGCCATTTCCAAAATCCGGCCAAGCAGCGGCACCTTCACCGTTTCTCTGTTTGAAAGAGGCTTCTTGTCCCACCTACACAAATTTCACGTACCATTTCAAACATCATCCGAAAATTTCTGTAAATAGCGTTGCAGATTTAGGAATGAATTCTTGGTAACAAGAACTGCATCTCACATTGAACTAGAGATCTATGATCCACATCGGTCCTTAGACAGACTATACAGCTGTAAAACCCCATGCTTCGATGAATACTCACCACTCTTAAGGAATATACTTAGTAGCTCGGTAAAAAATTCAACGACATCTGTTCTGAAAGTAAATCCTTACGAACAACTTTCTACCTATATTCCATTGATGAAACTTTGGTTTACATTTATGCCGCATTTGCATGTTACTCATACAACTTACCACGCGGTCAGGTTTTTCTGTGCATTCAAGCTCTTAGCAAGTGTCCTATGTGCAGCCAGAGAGGGTGGGGAGAGAACTACCCTAAACAAAACTTTGGCTCTCAGACTACCTTGTTCTCAGGGTTTAACATCGATCATAAAACAAAATCGCATATACAACAGCATATTACACTGTATTTAAATGCATCTTACTCGATATCTATCATGCATTTTGCACATAACATCAGAGAATCAGAAGAAAGCATATTTTGCTCCAAAATTtgacttaaaagaaaaatagaccaaaatataccaaaaaataaatgtaaGATCTGGAGTATATTAGAGCTTGCAGAGCATACCAATCTTCATGGCGAACGACTTTTCCTTCCAAAACAGACAATTTGATGAGGGATATCATATCTATGTCTTTCCCCATGAACTTGTAGTGTTGCTTGTTATCAACCCATATCTGGACTCAATTGACAGGAACTTTTAATTAGGTCTTGTCACAATACAGTGACCCAACAAAAGCATATAGTAAAAGATCAAACAGAAAGAAAATTGATGAGAGATGCAAAAGTAATTCCGGACCTCGTGATTTCCAGGTGAAACCATATTTTCTTTGACGCTGTATTCCACAATTCTTGATTCACTAAAGACCTGAAATATAGGAAGGCAAATCATAGCTGTTAAAATGTGGAACAATACGTTCAACAGCAGTGATCACAAATTTGCAGCAAGAAGAAAGACAGCAATGCCGCCATATTAACCGCTACACCAGAACGCTCAAACCAGTCATTTATGGAGAAAATACTATCTTAGCTTAAGCCAAATTATTCTTTGGCTTTCAAACCAAATCACTTTTCATTTCAAGCTAACCTACACTTTTATATATAAACGAACAATTCGGGTTTTCAGTGAAGCACTCTCTAATATAAATCGTGAAATTTAGTCCAAGCTAACCTTCAATGTCAATTTCTTTTTACAGTTGGCAATACACTACAAACCATTTGAACCAGAAcaggaaacaaaaacaaaagaaacgaaTCCAACGAGCCTTTGCATGCTCAAAGGCTCTAGCAATATCATGACATCAACTGTCACTGAATTTAAAAGATACCCAAAAGAATTTCacacgagaaaaaaaaaatgaacattgTATTCCGCATGGAAACAGGACCTTGGGAAGTGAATAAAATGCCGATTTGATCTGTTTCAACCTGCCAAAAGAAATATAGAGATAATgtaatgcacagattgtaaattataAATTCAGTGTGACAGAGTTAATGAAGCAACAAGATCTAGCAATGAACCAGCTTATTGAAAAGGTGATATATCCCATATACTGAGCATCGGTCGAGTATGACAAAAACAAGCTCATATTTTGGTGGAAGATTGGTCTACCAACAAGGAAGATACCCTCTAACTCTTCAAATTGGACGTAATGTTTCAAAAGGCGAAGGCGAAGCCAAGGCGTTTTATGGATAGCC contains the following coding sequences:
- the LOC137733914 gene encoding uncharacterized protein, with the protein product MEKHPQGKEKEKEGSQSQTKKEGRCEFISGKQDGVSASVHDDIILHILKLYGSCATPSDFEIYSPNASFEDPLMCARGLKQIKSAFYSLPKVFSESRIVEYSVKENMVSPGNHEIWVDNKQHYKFMGKDIDMISLIKLSVLEGKVVRHEDWWDKKPLSNRETVKVPLLGRILEMARRGSMLATHVMMGFGKDPPNSTPTK